In a single window of the Centropristis striata isolate RG_2023a ecotype Rhode Island chromosome 18, C.striata_1.0, whole genome shotgun sequence genome:
- the atraid gene encoding all-trans retinoic acid-induced differentiation factor, with product MKMKAGCSQLEPLVLILIFNLCFYASYELTELQVCELCSGTVRNGSAVGRFCSLSAGRIDGRCCLRNDNTSDPECIIGLDLSNCSLTHVEDLQGASTALMMDLSLNPIVNISDSAFQGFMKLNYMILPQDIFCPGGNSSWEKVEVKEGNRVCDGQKDMCNQTGQLSINCPENSLCAPYGPGFFECSCADNYHGYKCLREGEFPFLQVFGPLGASTVVISFLLWVTQRRKAKSL from the exons ATGAAAATGAAAGCTGGGTGCAGCCAGCTGGAACCTTTAGTGCTTATTTTgatctttaatttatgtttttacgcAAGTTATGAGCTGACCGAGCTGCAG GTATGTGAGCTCTGCAGTGGGACAGTCCGGAACGGCTCCGCAGTGGGCCGGTTCTGCTCCTTATCCGCTGGCCGGATAGACGGACGCTGCTGCCTGAGAAATGATAACACAAGCGACCCTGAATGCATCATCGG GTTGGATCTGTCTAATTGTTCGCTTACTCACGTGGAGGATCTTCAGGGAGCATCAACAGCTTTAATGAT GGATCTCTCGCTCAATCCCATTGTCAACATCAGTGACTCAGCATTTCAAGGATTTATGAAGTTAAATTACAT GATTTTGCCACAAGACATATTTTGTCCGGGGGGAAACTCTTCTTGGGAAAAAGTGGAGGTCAAAGAAGGAAATCGTGTTTGTGACGGCCAGAAAGATATGTGCAACCAGACTGGACAGCTGT CCATAAACTGCCCGGAGAACTCCCTCTGCGCCCCGTACGGCCCCGGCTTCTTCGAGTGCAGCTGTGCTGATAACTATCATGGATACAAGTGTCTTCGAGAG GGAGAGTTCCCATTTCTCCAGGTGTTTGGGCCTCTTGGAGCATCCACGGTTGTGATCTCTTTCCTGCTGTGGGTCACCCAGAGACGTAAGGCCAAGTCACTTTGA
- the eif2b4 gene encoding translation initiation factor eIF-2B subunit delta isoform X2 codes for MADSGVTDGPESKEDIERAKTEGKELTKEEKQRLRKEKKQQKKNKEKKDEKKKEEKPVSSAAPPSQPPTQPPTQKAPSAVPAPAPVPVPASETPAQGDKPAKSKADLKAERRARQEAERASKQGKKGDVGQPAAPGKPKAPPNELQPVVKRLPEHIQVDNPEVLKKLAKKLERQQIPLRLDYGYKVSLFSHLHQYSRNAPLTQQLSIPSTVIHPAIVRLGLQYSQGIVAGSNARSVALLHAFKQVIRDYTTPPNEELSRDLVNKLKPYISFLNQCRPLSASMGNAIKYIKKEISNIPSQCKEEEAKKKLQSCIDSYIDEKINLAAKAIAKSSIEKISDGDVILVYGCSSLVNHILCEAFEKNRKFRVIVVDSRPRLEGREALRRLVRRGISCTYVLISAVSYILPEVSKVFLGAHALLANGYVMSRVGTSQIALVAKAFNVPVLVCCETYKFCERVQTDSFVSNELDDPDDLIVTRKGKTQLEHWQDVPSLGLLNLVYDVTPPDFVDLVITDLGMIPCTSVPVVLRVKNVDL; via the exons ATGGCTGACAGTGGAGTGACAG ATGGACCTGAATCGAAAGAGGACATTGAACGAGCAAAG ACGGAAGGCAAAGAGCTGACCAAAGAGGAGAAGCAGCGGCTGAGGAAAGAGAAgaaacagcagaagaaaaacaaagagaaaaaagatgagaagaagaaggaagagaAGCCTGTCAGTTCAGCTGCTCCGCCTTCCCAGCCTCCAACACAACCCCCCACACAGAAAG CTCCTTCAGCAGTGCCCGCTCCTGCTCCCGTTCCTGTGCCTGCCTCAGAAACTCCTGCCCAAGGAGACAAGCCAGCTAAGAGTAAAGCAGACCTGAAAGCTGAGAGGAGAGCTCGGCAAGAGGCTGAGAGAGCCTCCAAGCAGGGCAAGAAGGGAGACGTGGGACAGCCGGCCGCCCCGGGCAAACCTAAAGCCCCGCCTAATGAGCTGCAGCCAG tGGTGAAGAGGCTCCCAGAACATATCCAAGTGGACAACCCGGAAGTTTTAAAGAAACTCGCAAAGAAGCTGGAAAGACAACAG ATCCCGCTTCGGTTGGACTACGGTTACAAAGTCAGCCTGTTTTCTCATCTCCACCAGTACAGCCGCAACGCCCCTCTAACACAGCAACTCAG CATTCCCTCCACAGTGATTCACCCTGCTATTGTTCGCCTGGGTCTCCAGTATTCACAGGGAATTGTGGCAGGATCCAACGCTCGCTCTGTCGCACTGCTGCATGCCTTTAAACAG GTAATAAGGGACTATACTACGCCTCCAAATGAGGAGCTATCTAGAGACTTGGTCAACAAGCTGAAACCTTATATCAg ttttttgAATCAATGTCGCCCTCTGTCAGCCAGCATGGGTAATGCCATCAAATACATAAAGAAAGAGATCTCCAATATTCCTAGTCAATGCAAAGAGGAAGAG gcaaagaaaaagctgcagagctgcatcGATAGCTACATTGATGAGAAGATCAACCTTGCTGCTAAAGCTATCGCCAAGTCCTCCATAGAAAAGATCAGTGACGGAGATGTCATCCTAGTCTACGGATG TTCGTCGCTGGTCAACCACATCCTGTGCGAGGCCTTTGAGAAGAACAGGAAGTTCCGTGTGATCGTGGTGGACAGCAGGCCTCGACTGGAGGGCCGGGAAGCCCTGAGGCGGCTCGTCCGAAGAGGCATCAGCTGCACCTATGTCCTTATCTCTGCTGTTTCTTACATCCTTCCAGAG GTATCGAAGGTGTTCCTTGGTGCTCACGCTCTGCTGGCCAACGGTTACGTCATGTCTCGTGTGGGGACATCACAGATAGCTCTGGTGGCCAAAGCCTTTAACGTGCCtgtgctggtgtgttgtgagaCATACAAGTTTTGTGAGAGGGTGCAGACTGATTCCTTCGTGTCCAATGAACTAG ATGACCCTGATGACCTCATTGTGACGCGTAAAGGAAAGACCCAGCTGGAGCACTGGCAGGACGTGCCCTCGCTCGGCCTGCTTAATCTGGTGTACGACGTGACGCCGCCCGATTTCGTGGACTTAGTCATCACAGATCTGGGAATGATCCCGTGCACCTCGGTCCCCGTGGTGCTGCGAGTCAAAAACGTGGACCTGTGA
- the eif2b4 gene encoding translation initiation factor eIF-2B subunit delta isoform X1, producing the protein MLSSTGCFTDGPESKEDIERAKTEGKELTKEEKQRLRKEKKQQKKNKEKKDEKKKEEKPVSSAAPPSQPPTQPPTQKAPSAVPAPAPVPVPASETPAQGDKPAKSKADLKAERRARQEAERASKQGKKGDVGQPAAPGKPKAPPNELQPVVKRLPEHIQVDNPEVLKKLAKKLERQQIPLRLDYGYKVSLFSHLHQYSRNAPLTQQLSIPSTVIHPAIVRLGLQYSQGIVAGSNARSVALLHAFKQVIRDYTTPPNEELSRDLVNKLKPYISFLNQCRPLSASMGNAIKYIKKEISNIPSQCKEEEAKKKLQSCIDSYIDEKINLAAKAIAKSSIEKISDGDVILVYGCSSLVNHILCEAFEKNRKFRVIVVDSRPRLEGREALRRLVRRGISCTYVLISAVSYILPEVSKVFLGAHALLANGYVMSRVGTSQIALVAKAFNVPVLVCCETYKFCERVQTDSFVSNELDDPDDLIVTRKGKTQLEHWQDVPSLGLLNLVYDVTPPDFVDLVITDLGMIPCTSVPVVLRVKNVDL; encoded by the exons ATGCTTTCATCCACTGGTTGTTTTACAGATGGACCTGAATCGAAAGAGGACATTGAACGAGCAAAG ACGGAAGGCAAAGAGCTGACCAAAGAGGAGAAGCAGCGGCTGAGGAAAGAGAAgaaacagcagaagaaaaacaaagagaaaaaagatgagaagaagaaggaagagaAGCCTGTCAGTTCAGCTGCTCCGCCTTCCCAGCCTCCAACACAACCCCCCACACAGAAAG CTCCTTCAGCAGTGCCCGCTCCTGCTCCCGTTCCTGTGCCTGCCTCAGAAACTCCTGCCCAAGGAGACAAGCCAGCTAAGAGTAAAGCAGACCTGAAAGCTGAGAGGAGAGCTCGGCAAGAGGCTGAGAGAGCCTCCAAGCAGGGCAAGAAGGGAGACGTGGGACAGCCGGCCGCCCCGGGCAAACCTAAAGCCCCGCCTAATGAGCTGCAGCCAG tGGTGAAGAGGCTCCCAGAACATATCCAAGTGGACAACCCGGAAGTTTTAAAGAAACTCGCAAAGAAGCTGGAAAGACAACAG ATCCCGCTTCGGTTGGACTACGGTTACAAAGTCAGCCTGTTTTCTCATCTCCACCAGTACAGCCGCAACGCCCCTCTAACACAGCAACTCAG CATTCCCTCCACAGTGATTCACCCTGCTATTGTTCGCCTGGGTCTCCAGTATTCACAGGGAATTGTGGCAGGATCCAACGCTCGCTCTGTCGCACTGCTGCATGCCTTTAAACAG GTAATAAGGGACTATACTACGCCTCCAAATGAGGAGCTATCTAGAGACTTGGTCAACAAGCTGAAACCTTATATCAg ttttttgAATCAATGTCGCCCTCTGTCAGCCAGCATGGGTAATGCCATCAAATACATAAAGAAAGAGATCTCCAATATTCCTAGTCAATGCAAAGAGGAAGAG gcaaagaaaaagctgcagagctgcatcGATAGCTACATTGATGAGAAGATCAACCTTGCTGCTAAAGCTATCGCCAAGTCCTCCATAGAAAAGATCAGTGACGGAGATGTCATCCTAGTCTACGGATG TTCGTCGCTGGTCAACCACATCCTGTGCGAGGCCTTTGAGAAGAACAGGAAGTTCCGTGTGATCGTGGTGGACAGCAGGCCTCGACTGGAGGGCCGGGAAGCCCTGAGGCGGCTCGTCCGAAGAGGCATCAGCTGCACCTATGTCCTTATCTCTGCTGTTTCTTACATCCTTCCAGAG GTATCGAAGGTGTTCCTTGGTGCTCACGCTCTGCTGGCCAACGGTTACGTCATGTCTCGTGTGGGGACATCACAGATAGCTCTGGTGGCCAAAGCCTTTAACGTGCCtgtgctggtgtgttgtgagaCATACAAGTTTTGTGAGAGGGTGCAGACTGATTCCTTCGTGTCCAATGAACTAG ATGACCCTGATGACCTCATTGTGACGCGTAAAGGAAAGACCCAGCTGGAGCACTGGCAGGACGTGCCCTCGCTCGGCCTGCTTAATCTGGTGTACGACGTGACGCCGCCCGATTTCGTGGACTTAGTCATCACAGATCTGGGAATGATCCCGTGCACCTCGGTCCCCGTGGTGCTGCGAGTCAAAAACGTGGACCTGTGA